One segment of Cervus canadensis isolate Bull #8, Minnesota chromosome 32, ASM1932006v1, whole genome shotgun sequence DNA contains the following:
- the ASPHD1 gene encoding aspartate beta-hydroxylase domain-containing protein 1, with translation MWRGNSAGGNQGAAMEGTGGELGEQGNWGLEDAPGLLARASLPIMPAWPLPLASSALTLLLGALTSLFLWYCYRLGSQDMQALGAGSRAGAVGGRPGGCSEAGRPSPGCSGEPGEGPRTEGLVSRRLRAYARRYSWAGMGRVRRAAQGGPSPGGGPGVLGIQRPGLLFLPDLPSAPFVPREAQRHDVELLESSFPAILRDFGAVSWDFSGTTPPPRGWSPPLAPGCYQLLLYQAGRCQPSNCRRCPGAYRALRGLRSFMSANTFGNAGFSVLLPGARLEGRCGPTNARVRCHLGLKIPPGCELVVGGEPQCWAEGHCLLVDDSFLHTVAHNGSPEDGPRVVFIVDLWHPNVAGAERQALDFVFAPDP, from the exons ATGTGGCGAGGAAACAGCGCAGGAGGTAACCAGGGAGCAGCCATGGAGGGAACCGGTGGAGAACTGGGGGAACAGGGGAACTGGGGTCTGGAGGATGCCCCAGGCCTCTTGGCcagggcctccctgcccatcatgCCTGCATGGCCATTGCCTCTGGCCTCTTCTGCCCTTACCCTGCTCCTTGGAGCCCTAACTTCCCTTTTCCTCTGGTATTGCTACCGCCTGGGCTCCCAAGACATGCAGGCCCTGGGGGCTGGAAGTCGGGCTGGGGCTGTCGGTGGTAGGCCTGGAGGGTGCTCTGAAGCCGGCAGGCCAAGTCCAGGCTGCTCTGGAGAGCCCGGAGAAGGACCCAGGACGGAAGGCCTAGTGAGCCGTCGCCTTCGGGCCTATGCCAGGCGCTACTCTTGGGCAGGGATGGGTAGGGTGAGGCGGGCAGCTCAGGGTGGCCCCAGCCCAGGGGGAGGGCCAGGGGTCCTGGGCATCCAGCGCCCAGGCCTGCTTTTCCTGCCagacctgccctctgccccctttGTGCCCCGGGAGGCCCAGCGGCATGATGTGGAGCTCCTGGAGAGCAGCTTCCCTGCTATCCTACGGGACTTTGGGGCTGTGAGTTGGGACTTCTCAGGGACGACTCCTCCGCCTCGGGGCTGGTCCCCACCCCTAGCCCCTGGGTGCTACCAGCTCCTGCTGTACCAAGCAGGCCGCTGCCAACCCAGCAACTGCCGCCGGTGCCCGGGGGCCTATCGGGCACTGAGGGGGCTGCGAAGCTTTATGAGTGCCAACACCTTTGGCAATGCTGGTTTCTCCGTCCTCCTGCCTGGCGCCCGGCTCGAGGGCCGCTGTGGGCCCACCAATGCCCGCGTCAGATGTCATCTGG GCCTGAAGATTCCCCCTGGTTGTGAGCTGGTGGTCGGGGGCGAGCCCCAGTGCTGGGCTGAGGGACACTGTCTCCTGGTGGATGACTCCTTCCTACACACAGTGGCTCATAATG GCTCTCCCGAAGATGGGCCTCGAGTGGTCTTCATCGTGGACCTCTGGCATCCCAACGTGGCTGGGGCCGAACGCCAGGCCCTCGACTTTGTCTTCGCACCAGACCCTTGA